The Salvelinus fontinalis isolate EN_2023a chromosome 9, ASM2944872v1, whole genome shotgun sequence genome has a window encoding:
- the LOC129862466 gene encoding nuclear receptor ROR-alpha A isoform X3 yields MMYFVISAMKAQIEIIPCKICGDKSSGIHYGVITCEGCKGFFRRSQQSNAAYSCPRQKNCLIDRTSRNRCQHCRLQKCLAVGMSRDAVKFGRMSKKQRDSLYAEVQKHRLQQAQRDHQQQPGEAEPLTPTYGLSANGLTELHDDLSGYMDGHTPDGSKPDSAVSSFYLDIQPSPDQSGLDINGIKPEPICDFAPGSGFFPYCSFTNGETSPTVSMAELEHLAQNISKSHMETCQYLREELQQMTWQAFLQEEMESYQTKPREVMWQLCAIKITEAIQYVVEFAKRIDGFMELCQNDQIVLLKAGSLEVVFVRMCRAFDSQNNTVYFDGKYAGPDVFKSLGCDDLISSVFEFGKNLCSMHLSEDEIALFSAFVLMSADRSWLQEKVKVEKLQQKIQLALQHVLQKNHREDGILTKLICKVSTLRALCSRHTEKLTAFKAIYPDIVRAHFPPLYKELFGSDFEQSMPVDG; encoded by the exons CTCAAATCGAAATAATTCCCTGCAAGATCTGTGGAGACAAATCATCAGGCATCCATTACGGTGTGATAACATGTGAGGGCTGTAAG GGCTTCTTCAGGAGGAGTCAGCAGAGCAATGCGGCTTACTCATGCCCCCGTCAGAAGAACTGCCTGATCGACCGCACCAGCCGCAACCGCTGCCAGCATTGCCGGCTGCAGAAATGTCTGGCAGTGGGCATGTCAAGGGACG cGGTGAAGTTTGGGCGCATGTCGAAGAAGCAGCGGGACAGCCTGTATGCGGAGGTGCAGAAACACCGGCTGCAGCAGGCGCAGCGGGACCACCAGCAGCAGCCCGGCGAGGCCGAGCCGCTCACACCCACCTACGGCCTCTCGGCCAATGGCCTCACAGAGCTCCACGACGACCTCAGTGGCTACATGGATGGCCACACCCCTGACGGCAGCAAGCCCGACTCAGCAGTCAGCAGCTTCTACCTGGACATCCAGCCCTCCCCTGACCAGTCCGGACTGGACATCAACGGCATCAAGCCCGAGCCCATCTGCGACTTCGCCCCCGGCTCAGGCTTCTTCCCCTACTGCTCCTTTACCAACGGAGAGACATCCCCCACTGTGTCCATGGCTGAGCTAG AGCACCTGGCCCAGAACATCTCCAAGTCTCACATGGAGACGTGTCAGTACCTGAGAGAGGAGCTGCAGCAGATGACCTGGCAGGCCTTCCtgcaggaggagatggagagctACCAGACCAAG CCCCGAGAGGTCATGTGGCAGCTGTGTGCTATCAAAATCACAGAGGCCATCCAGTACGTGGTGGAGTTTGCCAAGCGGATCGACGGCTTCATGGAGCTGTGTCAGAACGATCAGATAGTGCTGCTGAAAGCAG GCTCTTTGGAGGTTGTGTTTGTGAGAATGTGCCGTGCCTTCGACTCTCAAAACAACACAGTCTATTTCGATGGAAAGTATGCTGGGCCTGATGTGTTTAAGTCATTAG GCTGTGACGACTTGATCAGCTCCGTCTTCGAGTTTGGGAAGAACTTGTGTTCTATGCACCTGTCTGAGGATGAGATTGCCCTGTTCTCCGCGTTCGTGTTGATGTCTGCAG ACCGGTCCTGGCTCCAGGAGAAGGTGAAGGTGGAGAAACTCCAGCAGAAGATCCAGCTGGCACTACAGCATGTCCTGCAGAAGAACCACAGAGAGGATGGCATACTTACCAAG TTGATATGCAAGGTGTCAACACTGCGAGCGCTGTGCAGCAGGCATACCGAGAAGCTGACGGCTTTCAAAGCAATATACCCAGACATTGTGCGTGCCCACTTCCCCCCCTTATATAAGGAGCTCTTTGGATCGGACTTTGAGCAGTCCATGCCCGTTGACGGGTAG